From the genome of Jeotgalibacillus haloalkalitolerans, one region includes:
- the tsaD gene encoding tRNA (adenosine(37)-N6)-threonylcarbamoyltransferase complex transferase subunit TsaD, which translates to MSSETLILGIETSCDETAASVVRNGTDIVSNVVASQIESHKRFGGVVPEIASRHHVEQMTIVVEEALEQAEVTMDEIDAIAVTEGPGLVGALIIGVNAAKAIAFAHQKPLIGVHHIAGHIYANRLIEEMKFPLLSLVVSGGHTELVLMKEHGSFEVIGETRDDAAGEAYDKVARTLGLPYPGGPHIDKLAHEGTPSVKLPRAWLEEGSYDFSFSGLKSAVINTLHNAEQRGEEIDVKDLAASFQESVVEVLTEKTKRAVEEYGVKQLLLAGGVAANKGLRTRLTEMFDEREDLELIIPPLSLCTDNAAMIAAAGTVLYEQGKRSALDLNANPGLML; encoded by the coding sequence ATGAGCAGTGAGACACTGATTTTGGGCATTGAGACGAGCTGTGATGAGACTGCTGCATCTGTTGTGAGAAATGGAACGGACATTGTATCGAATGTAGTGGCTTCACAGATTGAAAGTCATAAGCGTTTTGGCGGTGTGGTACCTGAGATTGCTTCACGTCACCACGTTGAGCAGATGACGATTGTGGTGGAGGAAGCATTGGAGCAGGCTGAGGTCACGATGGATGAGATTGATGCAATTGCTGTGACTGAGGGACCTGGACTGGTTGGTGCACTGATTATTGGTGTGAATGCAGCAAAAGCAATTGCGTTTGCGCATCAGAAGCCTTTGATTGGTGTGCATCACATTGCGGGACATATTTATGCGAACCGTTTAATAGAAGAAATGAAGTTTCCGCTCCTATCGCTTGTGGTGTCAGGCGGACATACGGAGCTTGTATTAATGAAGGAACACGGTTCTTTTGAAGTGATTGGTGAGACGCGTGATGATGCTGCGGGTGAGGCTTATGATAAAGTGGCGAGAACGCTTGGACTGCCTTATCCGGGTGGCCCGCATATTGATAAGCTCGCGCATGAGGGAACGCCTTCAGTGAAGCTTCCGAGAGCGTGGCTTGAGGAAGGCTCATATGATTTCAGCTTTAGCGGATTGAAGTCTGCAGTGATTAATACGCTCCATAATGCAGAGCAGCGCGGTGAGGAGATTGACGTGAAAGACCTAGCTGCAAGCTTTCAGGAGAGCGTAGTAGAGGTACTGACAGAGAAAACGAAGCGCGCAGTTGAAGAGTATGGCGTGAAGCAGCTGTTACTCGCAGGTGGCGTTGCGGCGAATAAGGGCTTGCGTACACGGCTTACTGAGATGTTTGATGAGAGAGAGGATCTTGAGCTGATCATTCCACCGCTGTCACTTTGTACGGATAACGCGGCGATGATTGCGGCTGCCGGTACTGTGTTGTATGAGCAGGGGAAAAGGTCTGCTTTGGATTTGAATGCGAATCCGGGGTTGATGTTATAA
- a CDS encoding MFS transporter — MERDIQVYIDSEEKRTQLYKRTLWVVVLSQIFGGAGLAAGITVGALLAQDMLGTDSYAGLPVALFTLGSAGAALLVGRLSQKAGRRIGLGTGFITGGIGALGVVGAAVWESVPLLLISLLIYGAGTATNLQARYAGTDLANDQQRATAVSIAMVSTTLGAVAGPNLVGVMGRFAESIGVPALGGPFILAAAAYIAAGIVLLIMLKPDPLLIARAFSDSVKEESAPVDQFDVSGLKRRGVITGAVVMVLTQIVMVAVMTMTPVHMGNHGHELSAVGLVIGLHIAAMYLPSLITGVLVDKLGRTFMAAASGITLLAAGVVGAVAPGESLTGMIIALMLLGLGWNFGLISGTATIVDATHPSVRAKTQGTVDVFIALSGAAGGALSGMVVGASSFSILSLGGGLLSLILIPMIFWARGTKSMRSQTQL, encoded by the coding sequence ATGGAAAGAGACATTCAAGTCTACATAGATAGTGAAGAAAAGCGTACGCAGCTTTATAAAAGAACGCTGTGGGTGGTTGTACTTTCGCAGATCTTCGGTGGAGCGGGGCTTGCTGCCGGAATTACAGTTGGTGCGCTTCTTGCTCAGGATATGCTTGGAACTGACAGCTATGCAGGTCTGCCGGTTGCGCTTTTCACACTTGGTTCTGCAGGAGCGGCGCTATTGGTCGGAAGGCTGTCTCAAAAAGCAGGAAGGCGTATTGGACTTGGAACAGGCTTTATCACTGGTGGAATCGGAGCACTTGGTGTTGTCGGAGCTGCCGTATGGGAGAGTGTGCCGCTATTATTGATTTCCTTATTAATTTACGGTGCAGGAACAGCAACCAACCTGCAGGCACGTTATGCAGGAACGGATCTTGCGAATGATCAGCAGCGTGCGACAGCTGTCAGTATTGCGATGGTATCAACGACGCTTGGTGCGGTAGCCGGACCGAATCTGGTTGGTGTCATGGGCAGGTTCGCTGAATCGATCGGAGTACCGGCGCTTGGCGGCCCGTTTATTTTAGCTGCGGCAGCTTATATTGCAGCAGGAATCGTATTACTAATCATGTTAAAGCCTGATCCACTATTAATTGCGAGGGCATTCTCCGACTCAGTAAAAGAGGAGTCAGCGCCAGTTGATCAGTTTGACGTTTCCGGTCTGAAAAGAAGGGGCGTCATTACAGGAGCAGTCGTCATGGTGCTGACACAGATTGTGATGGTAGCAGTGATGACGATGACGCCTGTACACATGGGGAACCATGGGCATGAACTCAGTGCAGTCGGATTAGTCATCGGACTCCATATTGCCGCGATGTATCTGCCTTCGTTAATTACAGGTGTGCTGGTTGATAAGCTTGGACGGACATTTATGGCAGCAGCTTCAGGCATAACACTGCTGGCGGCTGGTGTAGTCGGTGCAGTTGCGCCGGGAGAGTCGCTGACAGGAATGATTATTGCGCTGATGTTACTTGGGCTCGGCTGGAACTTCGGCCTGATCAGCGGAACCGCAACAATCGTAGATGCCACACACCCTTCAGTACGGGCAAAAACGCAAGGGACAGTGGATGTCTTTATCGCATTATCCGGAGCGGCAGGCGGTGCACTCTCAGGAATGGTCGTCGGCGCATCCAGTTTTTCAATTCTATCACTCGGAGGCGGATTATTATCATTAATTTTAATCCCGATGATCTTCTGGGCAAGAGGAACAAAATCCATGAGAAGCCAAACTCAGCTGTGA
- a CDS encoding CPBP family intramembrane glutamic endopeptidase encodes MNRTFLIILITYVAMQLSTFIAVPLALFISGMVSDSEPAVLLYSISGYWIFISFTIALIIILLIMNKNKGVMDLPGKKASPGMAALWSFIGIFLAFFSQAIAVGIETLIGIDPGSQNTADIISLLSYVPLAAVAVAVIGPILEEIVFRGVIFGWFYRKYNFFISGLISALIFAVIHFDFTHILIYAAMGYAFAFLYAYTKRIIVPIIAHMAINTFVVMTQFFFADEIQRMIELNEAVFVLWRFAIGGIL; translated from the coding sequence GTGAACCGCACCTTTCTCATTATATTAATCACATACGTGGCTATGCAGCTTTCCACATTTATCGCTGTACCACTCGCATTATTTATCAGCGGAATGGTCAGCGACAGTGAGCCTGCCGTGCTGCTGTATTCAATATCGGGCTACTGGATCTTTATCAGCTTTACAATTGCGCTGATCATTATTTTACTGATCATGAATAAAAATAAAGGCGTCATGGATCTGCCGGGTAAAAAGGCAAGTCCGGGGATGGCGGCGCTGTGGTCATTTATCGGGATCTTCCTGGCATTCTTCAGTCAGGCGATTGCAGTCGGCATTGAGACGCTGATCGGGATTGACCCGGGATCACAAAATACAGCTGACATCATCAGCCTGCTGTCATATGTCCCGCTCGCTGCAGTAGCGGTCGCGGTCATTGGACCAATTTTAGAGGAAATTGTCTTCCGTGGCGTGATCTTCGGCTGGTTCTACCGTAAGTATAATTTCTTTATCTCAGGACTGATCAGTGCGCTGATCTTCGCGGTGATTCACTTTGACTTCACACATATTCTGATATATGCGGCAATGGGCTATGCATTCGCATTTCTTTATGCATATACTAAACGAATCATCGTTCCAATCATCGCACATATGGCGATCAACACATTTGTCGTGATGACCCAGTTCTTCTTTGCTGACGAGATTCAGCGTATGATTGAACTGAATGAAGCAGTCTTCGTACTGTGGCGCTTTGCAATAGGAGGAATTTTGTAA
- the tatC gene encoding twin-arginine translocase subunit TatC, with protein MNQQDMTVHEHIGEIRKRLIIVVVFFVISMVGGFFLAEPLMKFLQSSDEAAQMTLNAFRVTDPVKIYFQIIMFTALIMTAPVILYQLWAFISPGLHDRERKVTLSYIPASVILFLAGLAFAYFILFPFVVRFMMNLSNNLEIEQVIGINEFFQFLFQMTIPFGFLFQLPVIMLFITRLGIVTPMFLASIRKYAYFGLLVVAAFVTPPDIFSHMIVTVPLILLYEISLWIAKIGYKKAQKAEAEQRELEEQERRERIDRELAKKAAMKENSGE; from the coding sequence ATGAACCAGCAAGATATGACCGTCCATGAACATATAGGTGAAATAAGAAAACGACTCATCATTGTAGTCGTTTTCTTTGTCATTTCGATGGTAGGAGGCTTCTTCTTAGCAGAGCCGCTGATGAAATTCCTCCAGTCTTCAGACGAAGCCGCGCAAATGACATTGAATGCATTCCGGGTAACGGATCCTGTAAAGATCTATTTCCAGATTATCATGTTCACTGCGTTGATCATGACGGCACCAGTTATACTGTATCAGCTTTGGGCGTTTATCAGTCCGGGTCTGCATGACAGAGAGCGGAAGGTAACACTCAGTTATATCCCTGCTTCAGTCATTCTGTTTTTAGCAGGCCTTGCGTTTGCATATTTTATTCTATTCCCATTCGTTGTCCGTTTCATGATGAACCTGTCGAACAACCTGGAGATTGAACAGGTCATCGGGATCAACGAATTCTTCCAGTTCTTATTCCAAATGACAATCCCGTTCGGCTTCTTATTCCAGCTGCCGGTGATCATGTTATTTATCACAAGACTGGGGATCGTCACACCAATGTTTCTGGCAAGCATCCGTAAGTACGCATACTTCGGACTGCTCGTCGTCGCAGCCTTTGTGACACCGCCGGACATCTTCTCACACATGATCGTAACCGTACCGCTGATTCTCTTATACGAAATCAGCCTGTGGATTGCGAAAATCGGTTATAAGAAAGCACAAAAAGCAGAAGCCGAGCAGCGTGAGCTAGAAGAACAGGAACGCAGAGAGCGGATCGACCGCGAACTTGCGAAAAAAGCAGCAATGAAGGAGAACAGCGGGGAGTGA
- the groES gene encoding co-chaperone GroES: MLKPLGDRVVIELVESEEKTSSGIVLPDSAKEKPQEGKIVAVGTGRVLENGERVELEVSVDDRIIFSKYAGTEVKYQGTEYLILRESDILAVVN, from the coding sequence TTGTTAAAACCATTAGGTGATCGCGTAGTAATTGAGCTGGTTGAGTCTGAGGAGAAAACATCAAGCGGGATTGTACTTCCGGATAGTGCGAAAGAAAAGCCGCAGGAAGGTAAGATCGTTGCCGTAGGTACAGGACGTGTGCTAGAAAACGGTGAGCGTGTTGAGCTTGAAGTATCTGTTGATGACCGTATCATCTTCTCTAAATACGCTGGAACAGAAGTGAAATACCAGGGCACAGAATACCTTATCCTTCGCGAAAGTGATATTCTGGCTGTCGTAAACTAA
- a CDS encoding ABC-F family ATP-binding cassette domain-containing protein, which produces MILLQVNNLSKSFGAEEIIANIKLEVQTKDRIALVGRNGAGKSTLLKIIAGQLSHDDGDINKPKGVWIGYLEQHSGLESELSIWEEMMTVFDYLKDMEKRLREAEQQMADPDVYENAERYNRVMTEYDELQVQFKDAGGYQYEADIRTVLHGLRFQSFDYDTPISTLSGGQKTRLALGKLLLTKPDVMILDEPTNHLDIDTLSWLESYLQGYPGAILIVSHDRYFLDKIVNQVVEISRKRSKKFHGNYSRYLDQKALDYEREMKEFEKQQEEIAKMEDFVARNLARASTTKMAQSRRKKLQKMDRMDRPKGDEKSASFGFSIDRQSGNDVLKLQDLSVGYDAPVSQNINAAITREDSIALIGPNGVGKSTLLKTIVKKLPALAGQIQYGSNVSIGYYDQQQAELHSNKTVLNELWDDYPMKNEKDIRTVLGNFLFSGDDVLKPVSTLSGGEKARLALAKLMMQKSNLLILDEPTNHLDLDSKEILENALIDYPGTILFVSHDRYFINRLATKVLELSADGSTEYLGDYDYYMEKLSEIAELAAIEERERLEKAPAAEKPTDKSAFALDKEKQKAERKKRRRLEEIELLITELEGTIEEHENLLCDPEIFQDHERVMESNQAIDQAKAEMDQLLEEWAELEEELSE; this is translated from the coding sequence ATGATTTTATTACAGGTCAATAACCTCTCCAAGTCATTTGGCGCTGAGGAGATTATTGCGAATATAAAGCTTGAAGTCCAGACGAAGGACCGGATTGCGCTTGTCGGCCGGAATGGTGCCGGGAAGTCCACCCTTTTAAAGATTATCGCGGGTCAGCTTTCACATGATGACGGTGATATTAATAAGCCAAAAGGTGTGTGGATCGGCTACCTGGAGCAGCACAGCGGACTTGAATCCGAGCTGTCAATCTGGGAAGAAATGATGACTGTATTTGATTACTTAAAGGATATGGAAAAACGTTTGCGTGAAGCCGAGCAGCAGATGGCAGATCCGGACGTTTATGAAAATGCAGAACGCTATAACCGCGTAATGACTGAATATGATGAGCTGCAAGTGCAGTTCAAAGATGCCGGTGGTTATCAATATGAAGCGGATATCAGAACCGTGCTCCACGGCCTGCGCTTTCAGTCGTTTGATTATGACACGCCGATTTCTACACTGAGCGGCGGTCAGAAAACCCGTCTTGCTCTGGGTAAATTGCTATTAACCAAGCCTGACGTCATGATCCTCGATGAGCCGACCAACCACCTGGACATTGATACGCTCAGCTGGCTTGAGTCTTATCTGCAGGGTTACCCAGGGGCAATTTTAATTGTCTCGCATGACCGCTATTTTTTAGATAAAATCGTCAATCAGGTTGTGGAGATCTCACGTAAGCGCTCGAAGAAGTTCCACGGCAACTACAGCCGCTATCTGGATCAGAAGGCGCTTGATTATGAGCGCGAGATGAAGGAATTTGAAAAGCAGCAGGAAGAGATTGCGAAGATGGAAGACTTTGTCGCGCGAAACCTTGCGCGGGCTTCGACGACGAAAATGGCACAAAGCCGCCGTAAAAAGCTGCAGAAAATGGACAGAATGGATCGTCCAAAAGGTGATGAGAAATCAGCAAGCTTCGGCTTCTCCATTGACCGGCAAAGCGGGAACGACGTCCTGAAGCTGCAGGATCTCTCAGTCGGCTATGATGCCCCTGTTTCGCAAAACATCAATGCAGCCATCACGCGTGAGGACAGTATCGCACTGATCGGTCCTAACGGTGTTGGGAAGTCCACCCTTTTAAAAACGATTGTGAAAAAGCTGCCGGCGCTTGCGGGACAGATTCAATACGGATCAAATGTCAGCATCGGCTACTACGACCAGCAGCAGGCAGAACTGCATTCTAATAAAACAGTGTTAAATGAGCTCTGGGATGATTATCCGATGAAAAATGAAAAGGATATCCGTACGGTGCTTGGCAACTTCCTCTTTTCGGGGGATGACGTTCTGAAGCCGGTTTCGACGCTTAGCGGTGGCGAGAAAGCTCGTCTTGCGCTTGCCAAGCTGATGATGCAGAAATCGAATCTGCTGATTTTAGATGAGCCGACCAACCACCTGGATCTCGACAGCAAAGAGATTTTGGAGAATGCGCTGATCGACTACCCGGGCACGATCCTGTTTGTATCGCACGACCGTTATTTTATCAATAGACTTGCGACTAAGGTGCTGGAGCTTTCTGCTGACGGCAGCACGGAATATCTTGGTGACTATGACTACTATATGGAAAAGCTGAGTGAGATTGCTGAGCTGGCGGCGATTGAAGAACGTGAGCGCCTGGAGAAAGCGCCGGCTGCAGAAAAGCCGACGGATAAATCAGCCTTTGCGCTGGATAAGGAAAAGCAGAAGGCTGAGCGGAAAAAGCGCAGACGCCTTGAAGAAATTGAGCTTTTGATCACGGAGCTTGAAGGGACGATTGAAGAGCATGAGAATCTGCTGTGTGACCCTGAGATTTTCCAGGATCATGAGCGTGTGATGGAGTCAAATCAGGCCATTGATCAGGCAAAAGCTGAGATGGATCAGCTGCTTGAGGAGTGGGCTGAGCTGGAAGAGGAATTGAGTGAGTGA
- a CDS encoding YdiK family protein: MKSPLGHGVFYLILGVFFVYFAVNSVNENGWGFFAYLFVAFATYDIGAGLRLIGLHFKIKKHMKDKK, from the coding sequence ATGAAATCTCCATTAGGACACGGTGTCTTCTATCTAATACTTGGGGTATTTTTCGTCTACTTCGCTGTAAATAGCGTAAACGAAAACGGCTGGGGCTTCTTCGCCTACCTGTTTGTTGCGTTTGCAACGTATGATATCGGGGCAGGCTTGAGGCTGATTGGACTCCACTTTAAGATTAAGAAGCATATGAAGGATAAGAAGTAG
- the rimI gene encoding ribosomal protein S18-alanine N-acetyltransferase: MDEIRFRWMTYGDIDDVLAVEMASFSAPWSREAFENEMTINQFAKYLLLEVDGTVAGYCGLWLVMDEAHITNVAVVPELRGRKLGEKLMVKVMDMLRDEGVKMMTLEVRVSNHIAQSLYEKLGFSRGGIRKNYYSDNGEDALVMWVKLNEQ, encoded by the coding sequence ATGGATGAGATCCGCTTTCGCTGGATGACCTATGGGGATATAGATGATGTGCTTGCGGTTGAGATGGCTTCATTCAGTGCGCCGTGGAGCCGTGAAGCATTTGAGAATGAGATGACGATTAATCAGTTTGCGAAGTATCTGCTGCTTGAGGTGGATGGTACGGTTGCTGGCTATTGTGGGCTGTGGCTTGTGATGGATGAGGCGCATATTACGAATGTGGCCGTTGTACCTGAGCTGAGAGGCAGAAAGCTTGGCGAGAAGCTGATGGTAAAAGTGATGGATATGCTGCGCGATGAAGGGGTAAAGATGATGACACTTGAGGTCAGAGTCAGTAATCATATCGCACAGTCCCTTTATGAAAAGCTTGGTTTTTCAAGAGGCGGTATCAGGAAAAATTATTATTCAGATAATGGAGAGGATGCATTAGTCATGTGGGTGAAGTTAAATGAGCAGTGA
- a CDS encoding redox-sensing transcriptional repressor Rex encodes MSQEQMKIPQATAKRLPLYYRFLKNLHSSGKQRVSSKELSDAVKVDSATIRRDFSYFGALGKKGYGYNVEYLLSFFRKTLDQDETTKVILIGVGNLGTAFLHYNFLKNNNTKIEMAFDADPKKAGTSIGEVPVYAMDDLEEKVRESNIEVAILTVPAGPAQGITDRLIDLKVKGILNFTPARLSVPEHMRIHHIDLAVELQSLIYFLKNYGTEDVETSQLEEI; translated from the coding sequence ATGAGTCAGGAACAAATGAAGATTCCTCAGGCAACGGCGAAGCGGCTGCCGCTTTACTACCGTTTTCTGAAGAACCTGCATTCATCAGGAAAGCAGCGTGTTTCTTCGAAAGAGCTGAGCGATGCTGTAAAGGTGGATTCAGCAACAATCAGACGTGATTTTTCTTATTTTGGTGCACTAGGCAAAAAGGGTTATGGGTATAATGTTGAGTATCTGCTGTCCTTTTTCCGAAAAACACTTGATCAGGATGAGACCACAAAGGTTATACTGATTGGTGTCGGAAATCTGGGTACTGCGTTTTTACATTATAATTTCCTGAAGAACAACAACACGAAGATTGAAATGGCGTTTGACGCCGATCCTAAAAAGGCTGGGACTTCGATTGGTGAAGTGCCTGTGTATGCGATGGATGATCTGGAGGAAAAGGTGAGGGAGAGCAACATTGAAGTCGCGATCCTGACTGTGCCGGCCGGTCCTGCACAGGGAATCACTGACCGCCTGATTGATCTGAAGGTAAAAGGCATTCTGAATTTCACACCTGCAAGGCTGTCTGTGCCTGAGCATATGAGGATCCATCATATTGATCTTGCCGTTGAGCTTCAGTCACTCATTTATTTCCTGAAGAATTATGGAACAGAAGACGTAGAAACGTCACAATTAGAAGAAATATAG
- a CDS encoding twin-arginine translocase TatA/TatE family subunit has protein sequence MLPGGISLAVIAVVALLIFGPKKLPELGKAAGSTLREFKDATKGLADDDDDVKDTKKDEKQQ, from the coding sequence ATGTTACCAGGTGGAATCAGCCTTGCCGTGATCGCAGTCGTTGCATTATTAATTTTTGGTCCTAAAAAACTGCCGGAGCTAGGGAAAGCAGCAGGCAGCACCCTTCGTGAATTCAAGGATGCAACAAAAGGACTTGCAGATGACGATGATGATGTAAAAGACACAAAGAAAGACGAAAAACAGCAATAA